From Brassica oleracea var. oleracea cultivar TO1000 chromosome C3, BOL, whole genome shotgun sequence, a single genomic window includes:
- the LOC106332937 gene encoding putative lipid-binding protein AIR1, protein MASRNSLAIFLALNILFFALTEAARSGCPPGPYKPKPTPTAPAIQTCPKDTVKLGVCVNALNLLNVTLGAPPVKPCCSLIAGLVDLEAAVCLCTALKASILGININLPINLSLLLNVCSRKAPRGFQCP, encoded by the coding sequence ATGGCTAGTAGAAACTCTCTTGCCATTTTCCTTGCCTTGAACATACTCTTTTTCGCCCTAACTGAAGCCGCCCGCTCTGGTTGTCCACCAGGGCCATACAAACCCAAGCCTACCCCTACTGCTCCAGCAATCCAGACATGCCCAAAAGATACCGTAAAGCTTGGTGTTTGTGTGAACGCGCTTAACTTATTGAATGTCACATTAGGTGCTCCTCCAGTTAAGCCGTGTTGCAGCCTCATTGCCGGTTTGGTCGATCTAGAAGCTGCAGTTTGTCTTTGCACCGCGCTTAAAGCTAGCATTCTCGGCATCAACATTAACCTTCCAATCAACCTTAGCTTGCTTCTCAACGTTTGCAGCAGAAAGGCTCCTCGTGGCTTCCAATGCCCTTAA
- the LOC106332326 gene encoding putative lipid-binding protein AIR1 — protein sequence MASRTSLALFLAVNLLLFTYTSATCYKCIPTPATPATPTTPTTPTTPSTPSTGSCPRDSLQLGVCANVLKLVDLTLGNPPVKPCCSLIAGLADLEAAVCLCTVLKANILGIKLNLPINLSVLLNVCSRKAPKNFQCA from the coding sequence ATGGCTTCAAGAACCTCTCTTGCACTCTTCCTTGCTGTCAACCTCCTCCTCTTCACTTACACTTCCGCTACATGCTACAAGTGCATCCCCACGCCAGCCACCCCAGCCACCCCAACCACCCCAACCACCCCAACAACCCCAAGCACCCCAAGCACAGGCTCTTGTCCTAGAGATTCCCTACAGCTAGGTGTTTGCGCTAATGTGCTCAAACTAGTGGACCTAACATTGGGAAACCCACCCGTAAAGCCATGCTGCTCTCTCATTGCAGGCTTGGCTGACCTTGAGGCTGCGGTCTGTCTCTGTACCGTTCTCAAGGCTAACATTCTTGGCATCAAACTTAACCTTCCCATCAATCTGAGCGTACTCCTCAATGTTTGTAGTAGAAAAGCTCCAAAGAATTTCCAATGCGCATAA
- the LOC106336348 gene encoding E3 ubiquitin-protein ligase UPL5-like, with amino-acid sequence MTLSRYSDNHKRKFDDNGVDNNILHKMKRHEVDADHTSPSQQPFNPWRSDENSPQNRYEYSSSSSSTESSTRSESTRLQLFVRMVSGGKTIVIQADKSDTVENLHQRIELKTKIPVNEQRVIYKGKQLQDERPLSYYSIPQDSSLHLVGRMRSTDHPVACRVVDDIMYIVSRMHSGGGGGENNNLPQGMSINEKLSSFFSAIPRESGGDDNSYIDSTEKYLTIFTNSSVPASLVMLYTSPLEANKSCGESSIKLFLNSCLALPDEQQSCCLPVVLEFCRLLRRVCPHNSLYGSCRNTLGSLLETVQELVDKSGTEFTSLHYRLLTVGEEILPCLSELADLMEQQLYDDNLGPSLYDVQKFSSFWRPLRYAIDFQLSSLIPFALPLRSTVLEAEVARICQIFGRLLTTMHICMLRIESSLGGRGVANTEAMPLKWGQYLNILKIVSSMSELYQGGKEKVVSLINSRKVPFCALILKFVKRGDDHGWISEYREATTFECRRHLAMMLFPDGKEDYSEMHEMLIDRSQVLKESYEYISQASPGGLHGALFMEFKNEEATGPGVLREWFYLVCQEIFSPGGTLFLRSPDDFRRFSPNPASKVEQLHLGYFKFAGRVIALALMHKVQVGVLFDRVFYLQLTNQTISLEDIKDTDRVIYNSCKQILEMDPVFFDSNAGLGLNFVLETEELGKRETKELIKDGKSTAVDSKNREEYVKLLISERFVTSVSELVEKFSEGFSDILSVPIQSFFRHLDLEDFDGMLRGGENQISVDDWKAHTEYNGFKETDRQIDWFWKILRKMTEEERRSVLFFWTSNKFIPLEGFRGLSSKLYIYRLHEANDRLPTSHTCFYRLCLPKYPTMGLMEQRLRFITQDHVSSSFGKW; translated from the exons ATGACTCTAAGCCGTTACTCCGACAACCACAAACGGAAATTCGACGATAACGGCGTTGATAATAATATCCTCCACAAGATGAAGAGGCACGAGGTCGACGCCGATCACACCTCCCCGTCGCAGCAACCGTTCAATCCTTGGAGATCCGATGAGAATTCCCCCCAGAACCGGTACGAGTACTCTTCCTCCTCCTCCTCCACTGAGTCGTCAACTCGCTCCGAGTCAACTCGGTTGCAGCTCTTCGTGAGGATGGTGTCCGGAGGGAAGACGATCGTGATCCAGGCGGATAAGAGCGACACGGTGGAGAATCTCCACCAGAGAATCGAGCTGAAGACCAAGATTCCGGTGAATGAGCAGCGTGTAATCTACAAAGGGAAGCAGCTACAGGACGAGCGCCCCTTGAGCTACTACTCCATCCCGCAAGACTCGTCTCTCCACCTCGTTGGCCGTATGCGTAGCACAGATCACCCCGTGGCTTGCCGAGTTGTTGATGACATCATGTACATTGTCTCTCGAATGCACAGCGGAGGAGGAGGAGGCGAGAACAACAACCTCCCTCAAGGGATGTCTATCAACGAGAAGCTTTCTTCTTTCTTCTCCGCGATTCCTAGAGAAAGCGGCGGCGATGATAATTCGTATATCGATTCTACTGAGAAATATCTTACAATATTCACAAATTCTTCGGTGCCAGCTTCTCTCGTCATGCTATATACTTCCCCCTTAGAAGCTAACAAATCATGTGGGGAGAGTTCGATTAAGCTCTTCTTGAATAGCTGCTTAGCATTGCCTGATGAGCAGCAGAGCTGTTGTTTACCCGTTGTGTTGGAGTTTTGTAGATTGCTTAGGAGAGTGTGCCCTCACAACAGCCTTTACGGATCGTGCCGGAACACTCTGGGATCGTTGCTGGAAACTGTTCAGGAGCTTGTTGATAAGTCTGGCACAGAGTTCACTAGTTTACATTATAGATTGTTGACTGTTGGGGAAGAGATTTTGCCTTGTTTAAGCGAGTTAGCTGATCTTATGGAGCAGCAGTTGTATGATGATAACTTAGGGCCTAGTTTGTATGACGTTCAGAAGTTCTCTTCCTTTTGGAGACCCTTGAGGTACGCTATTGATTTCCAGCTCTCTAGCTTAATCCCCTTTGCTTTGCCTCTGAGAAGTACAGTTTTGGAGGCCGAGGTGGCGCGGATTTGTCAGATATTTGGAAGGTTGTTGACTACAATGCATATCTGTATGTTGAGAATCGAGTCTTCGTTGGGTGGGAGAGGAGTTGCCAACACTGAAGCTATGCCTTTGAAGTGGGGTCAGTATCTTAATATTCTGAAGATTGTCAGTTCGATGTCTGAACTCTATCAAGGTGGTAAGGAAAAGGTTGTTAGTCTTATTAACTCCAGGAAGGTTCCGTTCTGCGCTCTCATTCTGAAGTTTGTGAAGAGAGGGGATGATCATGGGTGGATCTCTGAGTACAGGGAAGCTACAACCTTTGAATGTAGGAGGCATTTGGCGATGATGTTGTTTCCTGACGGTAAAGAAGACTATTCGGAGATGCACGAAATGCTCATTGATCGGTCCCAAGTGTTAAAAGAATCGTATGAGTACATATCACAAGCAAGCCCAGGGGGGCTTCATGGTGCACTGTTTATGGAATTCAAGAATGAGGAAGCTACAGGTCCTGGTGTGTTGAGAGAATGGTTCTACTTGGTGTGTCAGGAGATATTTAGTCCTGGAGGAACCCTCTTCCTTCGATCGCCTGATGATTTCAGAAGATTCTCTCCTAATCCAG CATCCAAGGTGGAACAATTGCATCTTGGGTACTTCAAGTTCGCTGGTCGTGTGATTGCTTTAGCTTTGATGCACAAAGTTCAAGTGGGGGTGCTATTCGACCGTGTCTTCTACCTACAGTTGACCAACCAGACAATCTCTTTGGAAGATATCAAGGATACGGACCGAGTCATCTACAACAGCTGCAAACAGATTCTAGAGATGGATCCAGTGTTTTTCGATTCAAACGCAGGTCTCGGTCTGAACTTTGTGTTGGAAACAGAGGAGCTAGGAAAAAGGGAGACAAAAGAGCTAATTAAAGACGGGAAGTCCACAGCTGTTGACAGCAAGAACAGGGAGGAATACGTCAAGCTCCTAATCAGTGAACGATTCGTCACATCAGTGTCCGAGCTAGTAGAGAAATTTTCAGAGGGCTTCTCTGATATACTTTCAGTTCCTATACAGTCTTTCTTCCGTCACTTAGATCTAGAGGATTTTGATGGGATGCTTCGTGGAGGAGAGAATCAGATTAGCGTAGATGATTGGAAAGCGCATACAGAATACAACGGGTTCAAAGAAACCGACCGCCAAATAGACTGGTTCTGGAAG ATTCTGAGGAAGATGACAGAGGAAGAACGGAGGAGTGTACTCTTCTTTTGGACATCCAATAAGTTCATACCGTTGGAAGGGTTTAGAGGGTTGTCATCAAAGCTTTATATCTACAGGTTACATGAAGCTAATGATCGTCTTCCAACGTCTCATACTTGCTTTTACCGTCTCTGTTTACCAAAGTACCCGACGATGGGTCTCATGGAACAGCGACTAAGGTTCATCACTCAAGATCATGTCAGCTCCAGTTTCGGTAAATGGTGA